From the Acidilutibacter cellobiosedens genome, one window contains:
- a CDS encoding FtsX-like permease family protein, which yields MYKNTLIKIKKSIGRYLSLFIIVMVGVGFFAGVQESAPDLVAVANHYYCDHNLMDFKIVSSMGLTDGDVNALKTLKNVNTVIPSYSLDVLDQNKAIRVHAIEKSVNRVQLISGRMPKTDNECIADSKAYKIGDKIRITSDVGGKLKNTEFTVVGTAKSVLYLTNNYGSTNIGDGELSSFIFINKDNFMLDAYTEIYLVAASTKNTTAYSKDYNSVASQLNNELIKIKPERENTRYQEIYKKANQEINKNEKKLNDEKAKGEKKLVDAKAKLDDSTQKLKDGKNELAKNETDLQKNIKRQNAEFESSKAKIANGWNEINSALIQNGVKKEELPTKINKLNTAIGSMKTQLSQLPSGSQEYAKLSVTIDQYSKSREGLLKLKESVDTLTAQEAKLNKGIENFNSEIKKAQDKIAKGKSEIEENEKKLKDGYAEYNKNLEKFNTEMADAQEKIDDAKKDFSDIEKTQWHIFDRDAAIGYSELKSSIDVITSIAAVFPFFFILIGMLMASNSMARMIAEERNELGILTSLGYKNSSIISTYIFYVLSASGLGATVGFFAGCRIIPPLIYSNFSNFKSNLPPLIIQYDMMTFLLILTITLALMALVTIISCNKELKQNPAALMRPVPPKNGQTIFLEKIGPIWKHLSFTWKITMRNMFRYKKRALMTIIGVSGCTSLLLVGFGLKDSMDGVAEKQYGEIFRYDDMIILKDETKNISKDLENLLTKEKIEEPLLIKQTALKCESNDKSLDAFLIVPKNENIFYKYYNLKSADTGSKLALNDNGVVITQRLSKVFKVNKGDNITVKDADNNAYQLTVADVAENYNADYIYMNNALYNKIFDKPVSYNAIVSNHRAGEKALAKHLIDSDLVLNVVFTNDMMQNALGISESLNGIIVLIVVVASLLAISVLYNLTSINISERTREIATLKVLGFTDTETNGYIYRQTFILTLISIGIGLIGGIFLHHFVIDIIEINATVFFKKIGWLSFVLACLITLIFSVIMQIITYFKLQTINMIESLKSVE from the coding sequence TTGTATAAAAATACCCTGATTAAAATAAAAAAATCTATTGGCAGATATCTGTCATTGTTTATTATTGTTATGGTGGGTGTAGGCTTTTTCGCAGGGGTACAGGAAAGTGCGCCTGATTTAGTTGCTGTAGCCAATCATTATTATTGCGACCATAACTTAATGGATTTTAAAATCGTCAGCTCAATGGGTCTAACAGATGGTGATGTCAATGCGCTAAAAACTTTGAAAAATGTAAACACCGTTATTCCGAGTTATTCTTTGGATGTTTTGGATCAGAATAAAGCGATTCGTGTTCATGCAATTGAAAAATCAGTCAATAGGGTTCAACTTATTTCCGGACGGATGCCTAAGACTGATAATGAATGCATTGCGGATAGTAAAGCCTATAAAATCGGTGATAAAATCAGAATAACAAGTGATGTCGGCGGAAAATTAAAAAATACCGAATTTACCGTTGTTGGTACGGCAAAATCGGTACTATATTTGACAAATAATTATGGGAGTACCAATATTGGCGACGGAGAATTATCATCTTTTATTTTTATAAACAAGGATAATTTTATGTTAGACGCTTACACCGAGATCTATCTCGTTGCCGCAAGCACTAAAAACACTACTGCATATTCAAAAGATTATAATAGTGTGGCATCGCAACTTAATAATGAACTGATAAAAATTAAACCGGAAAGGGAAAATACACGGTATCAGGAAATTTATAAAAAAGCAAATCAGGAAATAAACAAAAATGAAAAAAAACTGAACGATGAAAAGGCAAAAGGTGAAAAAAAACTGGTTGATGCAAAAGCCAAGCTTGATGACAGCACACAGAAGCTGAAAGACGGAAAAAATGAACTTGCTAAAAACGAGACAGACTTACAAAAAAACATTAAAAGGCAAAATGCAGAGTTTGAATCCTCTAAAGCTAAAATTGCAAATGGCTGGAACGAAATCAATTCCGCGCTAATACAAAACGGCGTTAAAAAAGAGGAACTACCCACAAAAATCAACAAGTTGAATACTGCTATTGGATCTATGAAAACACAACTTAGTCAGCTTCCTTCCGGAAGTCAGGAATATGCCAAACTCAGTGTAACTATAGATCAATATTCCAAGTCTCGTGAAGGACTCTTGAAACTCAAAGAATCAGTTGATACATTAACAGCTCAAGAAGCAAAACTTAATAAGGGAATTGAAAACTTTAACTCCGAAATTAAAAAAGCTCAGGACAAAATCGCAAAAGGTAAAAGTGAAATAGAGGAAAATGAAAAGAAATTGAAAGACGGATATGCGGAATATAATAAGAATTTAGAAAAATTCAATACAGAAATGGCTGACGCACAGGAAAAAATTGATGATGCCAAAAAAGATTTTTCTGATATTGAAAAAACACAATGGCATATTTTTGACCGAGATGCCGCCATCGGCTACAGCGAATTAAAATCCAGTATAGATGTGATCACCTCGATCGCCGCTGTTTTTCCCTTCTTTTTCATACTGATCGGAATGCTTATGGCGTCCAATTCAATGGCTCGTATGATAGCGGAAGAGCGAAATGAACTCGGCATATTAACCTCACTCGGCTATAAAAATAGCAGTATTATTTCCACATATATCTTCTATGTTCTGTCTGCTTCGGGCTTAGGTGCAACAGTAGGATTTTTTGCGGGGTGCCGTATTATACCACCGCTTATCTACTCAAATTTTTCAAATTTTAAATCTAATTTGCCGCCCCTTATCATCCAATATGATATGATGACATTTTTGCTGATTTTGACGATTACATTAGCGCTTATGGCTTTGGTGACAATAATTTCATGCAATAAAGAATTAAAACAGAATCCTGCAGCTTTAATGCGTCCGGTTCCGCCTAAAAACGGGCAAACAATTTTTCTCGAAAAAATTGGGCCAATATGGAAACACCTTTCCTTCACATGGAAAATCACCATGAGAAACATGTTTCGATACAAAAAGAGAGCCCTTATGACCATAATAGGCGTGTCAGGTTGTACTTCTTTGTTACTTGTAGGATTTGGGCTGAAGGACAGCATGGATGGCGTTGCGGAAAAGCAGTACGGTGAAATTTTTCGTTATGATGACATGATAATTCTCAAAGATGAAACCAAAAATATCAGTAAAGATTTAGAAAATCTTTTAACAAAAGAAAAAATAGAAGAACCTCTTTTAATAAAACAGACTGCCCTAAAATGTGAATCCAATGATAAATCACTTGATGCCTTTTTGATCGTGCCGAAGAACGAAAATATTTTTTATAAATATTATAATCTAAAAAGTGCGGATACCGGAAGTAAGTTAGCTTTGAATGATAATGGCGTCGTGATTACACAAAGACTCTCCAAGGTTTTCAAAGTTAATAAGGGAGATAACATCACTGTAAAAGATGCTGATAACAATGCTTATCAGTTAACTGTTGCAGATGTGGCTGAAAACTATAATGCTGATTATATTTACATGAACAACGCTTTGTATAATAAAATTTTCGACAAACCTGTATCCTACAATGCAATTGTATCAAACCATAGAGCTGGTGAAAAAGCTTTAGCCAAACATCTAATAGACAGCGACTTGGTTTTGAATGTAGTCTTTACTAACGATATGATGCAAAATGCCCTTGGGATTAGCGAAAGCCTAAACGGTATCATTGTCTTGATTGTGGTGGTTGCTTCCCTCTTAGCAATCAGTGTGCTGTATAATTTAACATCAATCAATATAAGCGAGCGAACGCGTGAAATTGCCACTCTTAAAGTATTGGGCTTTACCGATACGGAAACAAACGGATATATTTACCGTCAGACCTTTATCCTGACTTTAATTAGTATTGGGATAGGCCTAATTGGGGGGATTTTCCTTCATCACTTCGTTATTGATATTATTGAAATAAATGCGACTGTATTTTTCAAAAAAATTGGATGGCTCAGCTTTGTACTGGCATGTCTGATTACTCTGATATTCTCTGTAATCATGCAAATCATTACTTATTTTAAGTTGCAGACAATCAACATGATTGAATCACTTAAGTCGGTAGAATAG
- a CDS encoding 2-hydroxyacyl-CoA dehydratase, whose translation MKKLHLGIDIGSTTVKLVVLNEKLEILFCDYKRHFSDIKSSVKNLILGAYKKFKDENITVMVTGSGGLSVNKWLDVPFVQEVVASTTAIRKFIPKTDVAIELGGEDAKITYFRGNVEQRMNSICAGGTGAFIDQMSSLLQTDAEGLNELAKNYEHIYPIASRCGVFAKTDIQALINQGASKNDIAVSVFQSVVNQTISTLACGRPITGRIAFLGGPLHFLSELRKRYIETLRLKDDEIIVPRNSQLFVALGAAIESIEEIPISFKKFIDKLINFDRPIDMSIKKIQPLFNNRDELEKFRKDHETKKLLRGDIRSYRGKCFLGVDAGSTTTKAVLIDENDKILYSYYNNNQGKPLELVVQILKEIYSVLPAESKIVYSAVTGYGEDLIKEALGIDVGEVETIAHYKAAEFYLPGVDFILDIGGQDMKCMKIKNGVIDSVLLNEACSSGCGSFIETFAQSLNMKVEDFLNEGLLAENPVDLGSRCTVFMNSKVKQAQKEGATIGDIAAGLSYSVIKNALQKVIKIRDPQEMGEKIVVQGGTFYGDSILRSFELISHRKVVRPDISGLMGALGAALIAKERYEDGKETSLLKIEDLNNFNYNTKMTRCGGCGNNCLLSIHTFSNGNRYISGNRCEKALGLNKSSKNIPNLYDYKYKRTFDYKPLNEEEAKRGTVGIPRVLNIYENYPFWFTFFTELNFKVVLSAPSSRAMYEKGISTIPSETACYPAKLVHGHISDLIEKKVKFIFYPSVFYEKKEDKTANNHLNCPIVTSYSEVIKHNMDNIKKNDILFLNPFISFDDKEGLKNRLEKEFKIFSIGGREIDKAVEKAWGEQANYRKDIQLKGEETLDYISKNKIRGIVLSGRPYHIDPEINHGIPNLITSLGMAVFTEDSIAHLGNVERPLRVVDQWTYHSRLYRAASFVAQRDDLELVQLTSFGCGLDAVTTDQVHEILDNYEKIYTLLKIDEVNNLGAAKIRIRSLNAALMERDKRGFRPHKVGGPIKRVLFAKGMKERHTILSPQMSPIHFDLLQTAMRDCGYNFEVLPSVDRGAIEEGLKYVNNDACYPSIIVVGQFIEALKSGKYDLNNTSVIITQTGGVCRASNYIGFLRKALKDAGFGNIPVISANAYGMEENPGFTYSMDMASKGVMAIIYGDLLMRVLYRVRPYEKVKGSADSLYMEWNQRCKESLKNGSKKLYKNNIRKIVEDFDNIDIYDIQKPRVGIVGEILVKYHPTANNDIVNVLEKEGVEVVVPDLTDFILYCAYNETFKAEYLSQRKRNKFFGDIAISYIENYRKDLKKALNESERFSSPMSIKELAGLVKNFISLGNQSGEGWLLTAEMLELIENEVENIVCVQPFGCLPNHVTGKGMIKSIREMYPKANIIPIDYDPGASEVNQLNRLKLMLSTARHNADEEEEKEKDERALNI comes from the coding sequence ATGAAAAAATTACATTTAGGTATTGATATTGGTTCAACCACCGTAAAATTAGTTGTATTAAATGAAAAGTTGGAAATTCTTTTTTGTGATTACAAGAGACATTTTTCTGATATTAAAAGTAGTGTAAAAAATCTTATCCTCGGAGCATATAAAAAGTTTAAAGATGAAAATATAACCGTTATGGTTACAGGCTCGGGAGGACTTTCCGTTAATAAATGGCTTGATGTTCCATTTGTTCAAGAAGTAGTAGCTTCAACTACTGCAATCAGAAAATTTATTCCAAAGACAGATGTAGCGATTGAACTTGGAGGAGAAGATGCTAAAATTACCTATTTTAGAGGAAATGTAGAGCAAAGAATGAACAGCATATGTGCAGGAGGAACCGGTGCTTTTATCGATCAGATGTCATCTCTTCTTCAGACAGACGCAGAAGGATTGAATGAATTGGCAAAGAATTATGAGCATATATATCCTATAGCTTCCAGATGTGGAGTATTTGCTAAAACAGATATACAAGCCCTTATAAATCAGGGAGCATCAAAAAATGATATAGCTGTTTCCGTATTTCAGTCCGTAGTCAATCAGACAATTTCAACATTAGCCTGCGGCAGACCAATTACTGGAAGAATAGCATTTCTCGGAGGACCTCTTCATTTTTTGTCCGAGCTCAGAAAAAGGTATATTGAAACCTTAAGGCTCAAAGATGATGAAATAATAGTTCCCCGGAATTCACAGCTATTTGTTGCTTTAGGAGCAGCAATAGAATCTATTGAGGAGATACCCATAAGCTTTAAAAAATTTATAGACAAGCTAATAAATTTCGACAGACCTATAGATATGAGTATAAAGAAAATACAGCCTTTATTTAATAACAGGGATGAGTTGGAAAAGTTCAGGAAAGATCACGAAACTAAAAAACTTTTAAGAGGTGATATCAGATCTTATAGAGGGAAGTGTTTCCTGGGGGTTGATGCAGGTTCAACTACCACTAAAGCTGTATTAATAGATGAAAATGATAAAATATTATATTCATATTATAATAATAATCAGGGGAAACCTTTGGAATTGGTAGTACAAATATTAAAGGAGATCTATTCGGTTCTTCCTGCAGAGAGTAAGATTGTTTATTCTGCAGTTACAGGATATGGAGAGGATCTTATAAAAGAGGCTCTTGGAATAGACGTAGGAGAAGTAGAGACTATAGCTCATTATAAGGCAGCCGAATTTTATCTTCCGGGAGTAGACTTCATATTAGATATTGGTGGGCAGGATATGAAATGTATGAAGATTAAAAACGGCGTTATCGACAGTGTACTTCTCAACGAGGCATGTTCTTCCGGATGCGGTTCTTTTATAGAGACTTTTGCTCAATCTTTAAATATGAAGGTAGAAGATTTTTTAAATGAAGGACTTTTAGCTGAAAATCCCGTGGACTTAGGTTCAAGGTGTACTGTATTTATGAACTCAAAAGTTAAACAGGCTCAAAAAGAAGGAGCAACTATAGGAGATATTGCGGCAGGCCTTTCCTATTCTGTTATAAAAAATGCTCTTCAGAAAGTAATAAAAATAAGGGACCCTCAAGAAATGGGAGAAAAAATAGTTGTACAGGGGGGAACCTTTTATGGAGATTCTATATTGAGAAGTTTTGAGTTGATATCCCATAGAAAAGTTGTGAGACCAGATATTTCAGGATTGATGGGAGCACTGGGAGCTGCACTGATAGCAAAAGAACGATATGAAGACGGAAAAGAAACTTCATTGTTAAAAATAGAAGATCTAAACAATTTTAATTACAATACTAAGATGACAAGGTGTGGAGGTTGCGGAAACAATTGTTTACTGTCAATTCATACTTTTTCAAATGGAAATAGATATATTAGCGGGAATAGATGTGAGAAGGCTCTGGGATTAAATAAATCTTCAAAAAATATCCCTAACTTATATGATTATAAATATAAAAGAACCTTTGACTATAAACCTTTGAATGAGGAAGAAGCAAAAAGGGGTACAGTTGGAATACCGAGGGTATTGAATATATATGAAAATTATCCCTTTTGGTTTACTTTCTTTACGGAACTGAATTTCAAAGTTGTACTTTCGGCTCCATCGAGTAGAGCCATGTATGAAAAAGGAATCAGTACGATTCCCAGTGAAACCGCATGTTATCCTGCTAAGCTTGTCCATGGGCATATTTCAGACTTAATTGAAAAGAAAGTTAAATTCATTTTTTATCCTTCCGTATTTTATGAAAAAAAGGAAGATAAAACTGCTAATAATCATTTAAATTGCCCGATTGTTACTTCCTATTCGGAGGTTATAAAACATAATATGGATAATATAAAAAAGAATGATATACTTTTTTTGAATCCGTTTATTAGTTTTGACGACAAAGAAGGTTTAAAGAACAGACTTGAAAAAGAATTTAAAATATTTTCAATCGGAGGCAGAGAAATAGATAAAGCTGTAGAAAAAGCATGGGGAGAGCAGGCTAATTATAGAAAGGATATTCAATTGAAAGGGGAGGAAACTTTAGATTATATAAGCAAAAATAAGATCAGGGGAATAGTCCTTTCGGGTAGACCATATCATATTGACCCGGAAATAAACCATGGAATTCCAAATCTTATTACATCATTAGGGATGGCTGTTTTCACAGAGGATTCAATTGCTCATTTAGGTAATGTTGAAAGACCTTTAAGAGTAGTAGATCAGTGGACTTATCATTCAAGATTGTATAGAGCAGCAAGTTTTGTTGCTCAAAGAGATGACTTGGAATTAGTTCAATTAACGTCTTTCGGTTGTGGTCTTGATGCTGTTACCACGGATCAGGTACATGAGATATTGGATAACTACGAAAAAATATATACCTTATTAAAAATAGATGAAGTAAATAATTTAGGAGCGGCTAAAATAAGGATCCGTTCATTGAATGCAGCGCTGATGGAAAGAGATAAAAGAGGATTCAGGCCTCATAAAGTAGGAGGACCAATTAAAAGAGTACTTTTTGCTAAGGGAATGAAAGAAAGACATACCATACTTTCGCCTCAAATGTCCCCTATTCATTTTGATTTACTTCAAACAGCCATGAGAGATTGTGGATATAATTTTGAAGTGCTTCCGTCTGTAGACAGAGGTGCCATAGAAGAAGGGTTAAAATATGTAAATAATGATGCTTGCTATCCTTCAATAATAGTTGTAGGACAATTTATAGAAGCTCTGAAATCCGGGAAATATGATTTAAATAATACATCAGTCATCATAACTCAGACAGGAGGAGTATGCCGAGCATCAAATTATATTGGATTTTTAAGAAAAGCTTTAAAAGATGCCGGATTTGGAAATATTCCAGTCATTAGTGCGAATGCCTATGGCATGGAAGAAAACCCCGGGTTTACCTATTCGATGGATATGGCATCAAAGGGTGTGATGGCAATAATATACGGGGATCTCCTTATGAGAGTATTATACAGGGTAAGACCTTATGAAAAAGTAAAAGGGTCGGCAGATTCATTGTATATGGAATGGAATCAAAGATGTAAAGAATCTTTAAAGAATGGAAGTAAAAAATTGTATAAGAATAATATCAGGAAAATAGTTGAAGATTTTGATAATATTGATATATATGATATACAGAAACCAAGAGTAGGGATAGTTGGAGAAATACTGGTTAAGTATCATCCTACCGCCAATAATGATATTGTAAATGTTTTGGAAAAAGAGGGAGTAGAAGTTGTGGTTCCGGATTTGACGGATTTTATTCTTTATTGTGCTTATAATGAAACCTTCAAAGCAGAATATTTATCTCAGAGAAAAAGAAATAAATTTTTCGGTGATATTGCAATATCATATATAGAAAATTATAGGAAGGATTTAAAAAAAGCATTGAATGAGAGCGAAAGATTTTCTTCACCAATGTCTATTAAGGAGTTGGCAGGATTGGTTAAAAATTTTATCTCTTTAGGAAATCAATCCGGAGAGGGTTGGCTTTTAACGGCTGAAATGTTGGAGTTAATTGAAAACGAAGTAGAGAATATTGTATGCGTTCAGCCTTTTGGGTGTCTTCCAAATCATGTAACGGGAAAGGGAATGATTAAATCTATAAGGGAGATGTATCCTAAGGCAAATATTATTCCCATAGATTATGATCCGGGAGCAAGTGAGGTAAACCAACTGAACAGATTAAAACTTATGCTTTCTACGGCTCGCCATAATGCTGATGAGGAAGAAGAAAAAGAAAAGGATGAGAGAGCATTGAATATTTAA
- a CDS encoding LysM peptidoglycan-binding domain-containing protein, which translates to MKTISNYRFHCIVYNEQSLERKVVNMYDFYGLSGKCPSGSISHTIRSGDTLYKLAQQYNTTVEAIIAINPGINPNNLQIGQIVCIPASAPPKPPCSGGFYYTIKAGDTLYNLANRYNVTVTDILRANPFIDPNNLQIGQVICIPGAVPPQPSCPGGTLHTIRAGDTFYKLSIQYGVSLESILKANPGVDPNNLQIGQVVCIPAHTPPQPSCPGGTLHTIRAGDTFYKLSIQYKVSLESILRANPGVDPNNLQIGQVVCIPAATPPQPLCPGGTLYTIRAGDTIYNLANRYNVSVDDILRANPGIDPNNLQIGQVICIPAPRCPGGTLYTIRAGDTIYNLANRYNVSVNDILKANPGIDPNNLQIGQVICIPAATPPQPSCPGGMLYTIKAGDTIYNLANRYNVSVDDILRANPGIDPNNLQIGQVICIPAATPPQPSCPGGMLYTIKAGDTIYNLANRYNVSVDDILKANPGIDPNNLQIGQVICIPCMPAPTPPQPSCPGGTLYTIMEGDNLGSILIKFNISVNDLISVNPNFDPHKIVAGQKLCIPPHKSGICPSGTNPYLITSHDAPQEKLVVAHLAMKFKISISDLMLANPNLAPSDFTVGMKICVPSK; encoded by the coding sequence ATGAAAACTATAAGCAATTATCGCTTTCACTGCATAGTATATAATGAACAAAGTTTAGAAAGAAAGGTGGTAAATATGTACGATTTCTATGGTTTAAGCGGTAAGTGTCCTTCGGGCAGTATTTCCCATACAATAAGATCAGGGGATACCTTATACAAACTTGCTCAGCAATACAATACAACAGTAGAAGCGATAATTGCTATAAATCCGGGAATTAATCCAAATAATCTTCAAATAGGCCAAATAGTATGTATACCTGCTTCTGCTCCTCCCAAACCTCCATGCTCGGGTGGATTTTATTATACAATAAAAGCGGGAGATACATTATATAATTTAGCCAATAGATATAATGTTACCGTAACAGATATCTTAAGAGCTAATCCTTTTATAGATCCGAACAATTTACAGATAGGGCAGGTAATATGTATTCCGGGGGCTGTACCTCCTCAACCGTCATGTCCGGGGGGAACATTGCATACGATAAGAGCAGGAGATACATTTTATAAACTTTCCATACAATATGGAGTAAGTCTTGAAAGTATATTAAAAGCAAATCCCGGAGTAGATCCGAATAATTTACAGATAGGGCAGGTAGTATGTATACCGGCACATACTCCTCCACAACCATCATGTCCTGGAGGAACATTGCATACAATAAGAGCAGGAGATACGTTTTATAAACTTTCCATACAATACAAAGTAAGCCTTGAGAGTATATTAAGGGCAAATCCCGGAGTAGATCCGAACAATTTGCAGATAGGGCAGGTAGTATGTATACCAGCAGCGACTCCTCCTCAACCTTTATGTCCAGGAGGAACATTATATACGATAAGAGCAGGAGATACAATATACAATTTGGCTAACAGATACAATGTAAGTGTAGACGATATATTAAGAGCCAATCCAGGTATAGATCCGAACAATCTACAGATAGGGCAGGTAATATGTATACCGGCACCCAGATGCCCTGGAGGAACATTATATACAATAAGAGCAGGAGATACAATATACAATTTGGCTAACAGATACAATGTAAGCGTAAATGATATATTGAAGGCCAATCCAGGTATAGATCCGAATAATCTACAGATAGGGCAGGTAATATGTATACCGGCAGCAACTCCTCCTCAGCCGTCATGTCCAGGAGGAATGTTATATACAATAAAAGCGGGAGACACAATATATAATTTGGCTAACAGATATAATGTAAGCGTGGACGACATATTAAGAGCCAATCCAGGTATAGATCCGAACAATCTACAGATAGGGCAGGTAATATGTATACCGGCAGCGACTCCTCCTCAGCCGTCATGTCCAGGAGGAATGTTATATACAATAAAAGCGGGAGACACAATATATAATTTGGCTAACAGATATAATGTAAGCGTGGACGACATATTGAAAGCAAACCCAGGTATAGATCCGAACAATCTACAGATAGGGCAAGTAATATGTATACCATGTATGCCGGCACCGACTCCTCCACAACCGTCATGTCCTGGAGGGACATTATATACGATAATGGAAGGGGATAACCTTGGAAGTATACTGATAAAATTTAATATATCCGTTAATGATCTGATTTCTGTGAATCCTAATTTTGATCCGCATAAAATAGTTGCAGGACAGAAATTATGTATTCCTCCTCATAAATCTGGAATTTGTCCTTCTGGCACAAATCCTTATTTGATTACATCTCATGATGCTCCGCAGGAGAAATTGGTAGTGGCTCATCTTGCAATGAAATTTAAAATTAGTATATCAGATTTAATGTTAGCTAATCCAAATCTTGCACCAAGTGATTTTACAGTAGGAATGAAAATCTGTGTACCTTCTAAATGA
- a CDS encoding Na+/H+ antiporter NhaC family protein — MDLIVGIAFSFFALIFFLYKDFHIEFSVLICFFIFFIIALKRGYSFKSVLKMAYEGGKKSLVVAKILILIGIITASWMASGTVQSIVYYGIKIINPDFFIVYTFLICTVVSYMLGTAFGTVGTVGVALMVMAKGGNLNPNIVSGAIISGAYFGDRCSPMSSSAHLVRNLTDTDIYSNIKNMVKTSIIPFIVSFFIYFIISLNNPLKLAENNLNFEIEKLFTINFLMLLPAIVILLLSCFKVNVNKSMILSIVTACIIAMFIQKVSFYKLVKYIIFGYKIDKNTFLKNILKGGGILSMAKSSFLVLISCGLAGIIESSNMLDGLYKIFNNISTHSILFLATLLVSIIVSSFGGNQSIAIVLTAEIMRSTYEKLNISNSDFAVSIENTAVVLSPFIPWNIGGLIPTRTLNISSVGYQGYAFYLYLIPVWNLMYLKIKETGKRKAT, encoded by the coding sequence ATGGATCTTATTGTTGGAATTGCTTTTTCATTTTTTGCACTAATATTTTTTTTATATAAAGATTTTCATATTGAGTTTTCCGTTCTGATATGTTTTTTTATATTTTTTATCATTGCTTTAAAAAGAGGATATTCTTTTAAATCAGTATTGAAAATGGCATATGAAGGAGGAAAGAAGTCCTTAGTAGTAGCGAAAATTCTTATATTGATAGGGATTATCACAGCTTCGTGGATGGCATCGGGAACTGTCCAAAGCATCGTATATTACGGGATAAAAATCATAAATCCCGATTTTTTCATAGTATATACTTTTTTAATATGTACTGTTGTTTCGTATATGCTGGGGACAGCTTTTGGAACGGTTGGAACTGTAGGTGTAGCACTTATGGTAATGGCGAAAGGAGGGAACTTAAATCCTAATATTGTATCAGGCGCCATTATTTCGGGAGCATATTTTGGAGACAGGTGTTCTCCAATGTCTTCCAGTGCTCATTTAGTCAGAAATTTAACGGATACGGATATTTATTCCAATATTAAAAATATGGTTAAAACATCAATAATTCCGTTTATCGTTTCTTTTTTTATTTATTTTATTATTTCATTGAACAATCCTTTGAAACTGGCAGAAAACAATTTGAATTTTGAGATTGAGAAATTATTTACTATAAACTTTCTTATGCTTTTGCCTGCAATAGTTATTCTGCTTCTCAGCTGTTTTAAAGTAAACGTGAATAAATCAATGATTTTGAGTATCGTTACAGCTTGCATAATAGCCATGTTTATCCAGAAAGTATCTTTTTACAAATTGGTAAAATATATAATATTCGGATATAAAATCGATAAGAATACTTTTTTAAAGAATATATTAAAGGGCGGAGGTATTCTTTCTATGGCAAAATCCTCATTTTTAGTATTGATATCCTGTGGCCTTGCAGGAATAATTGAAAGTTCCAATATGTTAGATGGACTATACAAGATTTTTAATAATATCTCAACTCATTCAATTCTTTTTCTGGCTACTTTGTTAGTGAGTATAATAGTCAGCAGCTTCGGGGGAAATCAATCTATAGCCATTGTCCTTACGGCGGAAATAATGAGAAGTACATATGAGAAACTTAATATCAGCAATTCTGATTTTGCAGTAAGTATAGAAAATACGGCGGTAGTATTATCACCTTTTATTCCTTGGAATATAGGAGGACTTATTCCTACAAGAACTCTTAATATCAGCAGTGTTGGATATCAAGGTTATGCTTTTTATCTTTATCTGATTCCTGTCTGGAATCTAATGTACTTAAAAATAAAAGAGACAGGAAAGAGAAAAGCAACATAA